Proteins from a single region of Gossypium arboreum isolate Shixiya-1 chromosome 1, ASM2569848v2, whole genome shotgun sequence:
- the LOC108480407 gene encoding homeobox-leucine zipper protein HAT5-like — translation MAGGRVYPSNNDSTDGFPNNLSVLLQNQRLHPLFIPESSPSPFLGTRSIVSFEDSLKTSRPKRSIFNMFDEQENGYDEYLDECFHQPEKKRRLTVDQIQFLEKSFEVDNKLEPERKIQLAKDLGLQPRQVAIWFQNRRARWKTKQLEKDYDTLLAKYNSLKADYDDLLKEKDKLKEEVLQLTDKLQTKENEQRNSEFSDVKPLLLQEPSQKPIVVSMAACKQEDIDSDHIPQYYSDEFHSSLLEAADSSYLFEPDQSDLSQDEEDSLHPPASSSNFGFPVEGHPFWSWTY, via the exons ATGGCGGGTGGGAGGGTCTATCCTAGTAATAATGATTCCACTGATGGCTTTCCTAACAATCTCTCTGTTTTGCTTCAAAATCAAAGGCTTCATCCCCTTTTCATTCCAGAATCTTCTCCTTCTCCTTTTCTTG GGACAAGATCGATAGTAAGCTTTGAAGATTCCCTTAAAACAAGCAGGCCCAAAAGATCAATCTTCAATATGTTTGATGAACAAGAGAATGGATATGATGAGTATTTAGATGAGTGTTTTCATCAACCTGAGAAGAAAAGACGGCTAACTGTTGACCAAATCCAGTTTCTAGAGAAGAGTTTCGAGGTCGACAACAAGCTTGAACCTGAAAGGAAAATTCAACTGGCTAAAGACCTTGGGTTACAACCCAGGCAAGTTGCTATATGGTTTCAGAACCGTCGTGCACGGTGGAAAACGAAGCAGCTGGAGAAAGACTATGACACTTTGCTAGCCAAGTATAATAGCCTCAAGGCTGACTATGATGATCTCCTTAAGGAAAAAGATAAACTAAAAGAAGAG gtTCTTCAACTCACAGATAAGTTGCAAACGAAAGAAAATGAGCAAAGGAACTCAGAATTTTCTGATGTGAAGCCATTATTATTACAAGAACCATCACAAAAGCCAATTGTTGTTTCAATGGCAGCCTGTAAACAAGAAGATATTGACTCCGACCATATCCCACAATATTACAGTGATGAGTTTCATTCTTCACTGTTGGAGGCTGCTGATTCATCTTACCTTTTCGAACCAGACCAGTCTGATTTATCACAAGATGAAGAAGATAGCTTACATCCTCCTGCAAGTTCGTCTAATTTTGGTTTCCCTGTTGAAGGTCATCCTTTCTGGTCTTGGACTTATTAA